The Fervidibacillus albus genome contains a region encoding:
- a CDS encoding metal-dependent hydrolase, producing MEITYHGHSIVKIRTKGKEILIDPFITGNGLTDLKVEEEQPDYIIVTHGHGDHLGDTVQLAKKKDALVIAMVELAQYLASQGVKSHGMNIGGSYSFDFGTVKLTPALHSTGYENGKGGFHYLGTAAGVLLTIEGKRIYHAGDTALFSDMELIGKPHPIDVAFLPIGDNFTMGPEDAAYAAKLLGAKCVVPIHYNTFPVIEQDPQAFIRMLDQDSGKILQPGEGLNL from the coding sequence ATGGAAATTACATATCATGGCCATTCGATTGTAAAAATTCGGACGAAAGGCAAGGAAATTTTAATCGATCCGTTTATTACAGGAAACGGTCTTACTGATTTAAAAGTGGAAGAGGAACAACCAGACTATATAATCGTCACCCACGGACATGGAGACCATTTAGGTGATACAGTCCAATTGGCAAAGAAAAAGGATGCCCTCGTCATCGCCATGGTTGAATTGGCCCAATATTTGGCCAGTCAAGGAGTAAAAAGTCACGGGATGAACATCGGAGGAAGTTACTCCTTCGATTTTGGAACGGTGAAATTAACCCCTGCCCTACATAGTACCGGTTATGAAAACGGAAAAGGTGGTTTTCATTACTTAGGAACGGCGGCAGGAGTGTTGCTTACGATTGAAGGGAAACGAATTTATCACGCCGGAGATACCGCCCTCTTTTCTGATATGGAACTCATTGGCAAGCCCCATCCGATCGATGTCGCCTTTTTACCGATTGGAGATAACTTTACGATGGGTCCGGAAGATGCGGCATATGCGGCGAAATTGCTCGGTGCAAAATGCGTCGTTCCGATTCATTACAATACATTCCCAGTCATCGAGCAAGATCCACAAGCCTTTATACGAATGCTCGATCAGGATAGTGGAAAGATATTACAACCGGGTGAAGGATTGAATCTTTAA
- a CDS encoding YtpI family protein, with amino-acid sequence MNFVVIIILLSFGFYVYYKIEYFRVNDRNEKKWLSAKSSIALGIFVGFFGLNRLILSQSPVSLIVGIVFLLVGFVSAWTGFKAYQFYSSHVYKREWKRKGS; translated from the coding sequence ATGAATTTTGTCGTAATTATCATCCTGCTCTCATTCGGATTTTATGTATATTATAAAATCGAATACTTCCGTGTGAATGATCGGAATGAAAAAAAATGGTTGTCGGCCAAATCATCGATCGCACTCGGCATATTCGTCGGTTTTTTCGGGTTGAATCGATTAATCCTATCCCAATCACCGGTATCGTTAATCGTCGGTATCGTTTTTTTGCTCGTCGGCTTCGTCAGCGCTTGGACCGGCTTTAAAGCTTATCAGTTTTATTCTTCCCACGTCTATAAAAGGGAATGGAAAAGGAAGGGATCGTAA
- the ald gene encoding alanine dehydrogenase, which yields MKIGIPKEQKNNENRVAMSPAGVIHLVNHQHEVYIQSGAGLGSGFTDEDYINVGAQIVDTAEEAWSQDMVLKVKEPLPSEYKYFRENLILFTYLHLANEKELTEELLKKKVTAIAYETVQLPNGQLPLLTPMSEVAGRMSVQLGAQFLEKVYGGKGILLSGVPGVQRGNVTIIGGGVAGTNAAKVAIGLGAKVTILDINPDRLRQIDDIFHYEINTIMSNPFNIQEAVRNADLVIGAVLIPGSKAPKLVTEQMVKEMTNGSVIVDIAIDQGGVFETTDRVTTHDEPTYVKHGVVHYAVPNIPGAVPRTSTLALTNVTIPYAVQIANKGYKRACLENETLLKGMNTLKGHVTHKGVADAHQMEYTDAKRLLI from the coding sequence ATGAAAATCGGTATACCAAAGGAACAAAAAAACAATGAAAATCGTGTTGCTATGAGTCCAGCAGGTGTGATCCATCTCGTCAATCATCAACATGAGGTTTATATACAATCCGGTGCAGGGCTTGGTAGTGGTTTTACCGATGAAGATTATATAAATGTGGGGGCGCAAATCGTCGATACAGCAGAGGAAGCTTGGAGTCAGGATATGGTATTGAAAGTAAAAGAACCCCTTCCGAGTGAATATAAATATTTTCGTGAAAATCTAATTTTATTCACGTATTTGCATCTTGCCAATGAAAAGGAATTAACAGAAGAACTATTGAAAAAAAAGGTGACGGCTATTGCCTACGAAACCGTTCAACTTCCAAACGGTCAACTCCCACTCCTTACACCGATGAGTGAAGTGGCAGGGAGGATGTCCGTCCAATTAGGTGCGCAATTTTTAGAAAAGGTATACGGAGGAAAGGGAATATTGCTTTCCGGCGTTCCAGGCGTTCAAAGAGGGAACGTGACGATTATCGGTGGAGGTGTCGCCGGAACGAACGCAGCGAAAGTGGCAATCGGTTTAGGAGCGAAGGTAACGATTCTCGATATTAATCCGGATCGGCTCCGACAAATTGACGATATTTTTCACTATGAAATTAATACGATTATGTCGAATCCATTTAATATTCAAGAAGCGGTAAGAAACGCTGACCTCGTAATCGGTGCCGTTTTAATTCCCGGTTCAAAGGCTCCGAAACTTGTGACGGAACAGATGGTAAAAGAGATGACAAATGGATCGGTTATCGTTGACATTGCCATCGATCAAGGGGGCGTTTTTGAAACGACCGATCGGGTAACAACTCATGACGAACCGACGTATGTCAAACATGGGGTCGTTCATTATGCCGTTCCGAACATTCCAGGCGCAGTTCCCCGCACGTCGACGCTCGCTTTGACGAATGTGACGATTCCTTATGCCGTACAAATTGCCAATAAAGGGTATAAACGTGCATGCCTTGAAAACGAGACGTTGTTGAAAGGAATGAATACATTGAAAGGGCATGTGACCCATAAAGGAGTGGCCGATGCCCATCAAATGGAATATACCGATGCGAAACGATTGTTAATATAA
- a CDS encoding universal stress protein → MAKDYKKILVALDGSKESDWAFKKACEIAKRNDGELYLVHIIDMRSFATLEAYDQTIADRASNYAKEMLENYKNEALKFGVREPDVIMEYGSPKVKISKEIAQNIQADLIVCGATGLNAVERFLIGSVSEHIVRYAHCDVLVVRTNKDD, encoded by the coding sequence ATGGCGAAGGATTATAAAAAAATTTTAGTCGCATTGGACGGATCGAAGGAATCGGATTGGGCTTTTAAAAAGGCTTGCGAGATCGCTAAACGGAATGACGGTGAATTGTACCTCGTTCACATTATCGATATGCGTTCATTCGCAACTTTGGAAGCGTATGATCAAACGATTGCTGACCGGGCGAGTAATTACGCAAAGGAAATGTTAGAAAACTATAAAAATGAAGCACTAAAATTCGGTGTACGCGAACCTGACGTCATCATGGAATACGGCTCTCCGAAAGTGAAAATATCCAAAGAAATCGCACAAAATATTCAAGCAGATTTAATCGTTTGTGGTGCGACTGGTTTAAATGCAGTAGAACGATTTTTAATTGGTAGTGTTTCTGAACATATTGTCCGCTACGCCCACTGCGATGTATTAGTCGTTCGGACAAATAAAGACGATTAA
- a CDS encoding DRTGG domain-containing protein, whose translation MATKHEQILKYIEELPIGVKISVRQIAKELSVSEGTAYRAIKDAENKGFVSTIERVGTIRIERKRKENIEKLTYAEIVNIVDGQVLGGKKGLHKTLNKFVIGAMEVEAMMRYTEAGNLLIIGNRVKAQKRALKAGAAVLITGGFDTEEEVKRLADELQLPIISTSYDTFTVATIINRAIFDQLIKKEILLVEDIYIPLNQTYYLHLNDTVETWFKFNQLSSHSRFPIVDENYQLMGIVTAKDVINQQKDRPIEKVMTKNPVTTTPNMSVATASHMMIWEGIELLPVIDETNRLLGIISRQDVLKALQTSQRQPHVGETIDNIISKQLKEQSNQGQQAIFQFEITPQMTNQHGNLSYGVFTSVMVESAKLAFRKLKRGELVLETLTVYYLKPIQLDSVIELQPRILELGRKFGKSIVEVYHEGALVGEALLMFQFIDR comes from the coding sequence ATGGCTACGAAACACGAACAAATATTGAAATATATCGAAGAACTCCCGATTGGTGTAAAAATTTCCGTCCGCCAAATTGCAAAAGAGTTAAGCGTTAGTGAAGGCACGGCTTACCGGGCGATTAAAGATGCGGAAAATAAAGGCTTTGTCAGCACGATTGAACGGGTTGGAACGATTCGAATTGAACGGAAGCGAAAGGAAAATATCGAAAAGTTAACGTATGCAGAAATCGTCAATATTGTCGATGGTCAAGTACTCGGTGGCAAAAAGGGGCTCCATAAAACGTTGAATAAATTCGTTATCGGTGCGATGGAAGTGGAAGCGATGATGCGGTACACCGAAGCGGGCAATTTATTGATTATCGGAAATCGGGTGAAGGCACAAAAACGGGCGTTGAAGGCCGGTGCGGCGGTGTTAATCACCGGTGGATTCGATACGGAAGAAGAAGTGAAACGGCTCGCCGATGAACTTCAATTGCCAATTATTTCGACGAGCTATGATACGTTTACGGTTGCAACCATTATTAACCGGGCCATTTTTGATCAGTTAATAAAAAAGGAAATCTTACTTGTGGAAGATATATACATTCCGTTAAATCAAACGTATTATCTCCATTTGAACGATACCGTCGAAACGTGGTTTAAGTTCAATCAGCTATCGAGTCATTCCCGTTTTCCAATTGTTGATGAAAACTATCAATTGATGGGAATTGTAACTGCGAAGGATGTGATTAACCAACAGAAGGATCGACCAATCGAAAAGGTGATGACGAAAAATCCGGTAACGACTACACCGAATATGAGTGTTGCCACCGCCAGTCATATGATGATTTGGGAAGGGATTGAATTATTGCCTGTTATCGATGAAACGAACCGTCTATTAGGAATTATTAGTCGCCAAGATGTGTTAAAAGCGTTACAAACTTCACAACGTCAACCGCACGTAGGAGAAACGATTGATAATATTATTTCGAAACAATTGAAAGAACAATCGAATCAAGGACAACAGGCGATTTTCCAATTTGAAATTACGCCACAAATGACGAATCAGCACGGGAATTTATCCTACGGTGTTTTCACATCGGTCATGGTCGAATCGGCAAAATTAGCCTTTCGAAAGTTGAAAAGGGGAGAACTCGTTTTAGAAACGTTGACTGTCTATTATTTAAAACCGATTCAATTGGATTCTGTCATCGAACTCCAACCGAGAATTTTAGAGTTAGGAAGAAAATTTGGAAAATCGATTGTTGAAGTGTATCACGAAGGGGCGTTGGTCGGTGAAGCACTGTTAATGTTCCAGTTTATCGATCGGTAA
- a CDS encoding M24 family metallopeptidase: MFKRMETFQQWLNQENIDAAIITSKENVFYFSGFYSDPHERLLAIAMFEGGEPFLICPQMETNAAKDTGWTYPIIGYKDTDDSLQILTDEIKKRIGNGKTIAVEKNHLNAFRYESLQRLFPNTQFKNAERQLNEQRLIKDEREIQKLEKAAELADYAIQVGINEVREGATELQIVAAIEYELKKKGVQQMSFSTIVLTGEKAASPHGTPGLTKVKKGDFVLFDLGVVYEGYCSDITRTVHYGGPSEKQAKVYETVLRAQQTALSIGRPGIPSKELDLAARTIIAEAGYGDYFTHRLGHGLGISVHEFPSITETNPLPLEKGMVFTIEPGIYIPNEIGVRIEDDVIITDKGAVSLTRFPKQLQVIS; this comes from the coding sequence ATGTTCAAACGGATGGAGACTTTTCAACAATGGTTGAATCAGGAAAACATCGATGCGGCGATTATCACATCGAAGGAAAATGTTTTTTATTTTAGTGGATTTTACAGCGATCCCCATGAACGACTATTGGCGATTGCTATGTTTGAAGGTGGAGAACCGTTTTTAATTTGTCCACAAATGGAAACGAACGCTGCTAAAGATACAGGGTGGACGTATCCAATCATCGGTTATAAAGATACGGACGATTCGTTACAAATTTTAACCGATGAAATCAAAAAGCGAATTGGAAATGGGAAAACGATCGCCGTCGAAAAAAATCATTTAAACGCCTTCCGATACGAATCGCTTCAACGATTGTTTCCTAATACTCAATTTAAAAATGCGGAAAGACAGCTAAATGAACAACGACTTATTAAAGACGAACGGGAAATACAAAAATTAGAAAAGGCTGCCGAACTTGCCGATTACGCGATACAAGTCGGTATAAATGAAGTTCGAGAAGGGGCGACGGAATTACAAATCGTCGCTGCTATTGAATATGAATTGAAGAAAAAAGGTGTACAACAAATGTCCTTTTCCACCATCGTTTTAACGGGAGAAAAAGCTGCCTCTCCCCACGGCACCCCAGGTTTAACAAAGGTGAAAAAGGGGGATTTCGTTCTTTTCGACTTAGGCGTCGTTTACGAAGGGTACTGTTCCGATATTACTCGGACGGTTCATTACGGCGGTCCTTCAGAAAAACAGGCAAAAGTGTATGAAACGGTTTTACGTGCACAACAAACAGCCCTATCCATCGGTCGACCGGGTATCCCTTCGAAGGAATTAGATTTGGCTGCAAGAACGATTATTGCGGAAGCGGGATACGGGGATTATTTTACCCACCGCCTCGGCCACGGATTAGGAATTAGCGTCCACGAATTCCCATCCATAACTGAAACAAATCCTCTTCCTTTGGAAAAGGGGATGGTCTTTACAATCGAACCGGGCATTTACATTCCGAACGAAATCGGAGTTCGCATTGAAGACGATGTCATCATTACCGACAAGGGTGCCGTTTCCCTCACCCGTTTCCCGAAACAATTGCAAGTCATTTCATAA